From one Pseudanabaena sp. FACHB-2040 genomic stretch:
- the dnaJ gene encoding molecular chaperone DnaJ, with protein MARDFYEVLGVSRNADQDELKRAYRRLARKYHPDVNKDPGAEETFKEINRAYEVLSEPEIRARYDRFGEAGVGGAATAAYSDFNDMGGFADIFESFFSGFSGGMGQTARRRGPTRGDDLRLDLKLDFKEAVFGGEKEIKISHLETCNTCTGSGAKPGTRPRTCSTCSGTGQVRRATRTPFGSFTQVSACPTCAGTGEVIEERCTVCGGSGQNQETKKLKITVPAGVDNGTRLRVSGEGDAGLRSGPAGDLYVYLFVSEDAEFRRDGINILSDLKISYLQAILGCKLEVPTVDGPIELDIPPGTQPGTVLTLQDHGVPRLGNPVSRGDHLLTVQVAIPARLKPEERELVEKLAEISGDRVNKGGIEGFLGGLFRG; from the coding sequence ATGGCCCGTGACTTTTACGAAGTTCTTGGCGTTTCACGGAATGCGGATCAAGACGAGCTTAAACGCGCCTATCGTCGGTTAGCGCGTAAGTACCATCCAGACGTCAATAAAGATCCTGGTGCTGAGGAAACCTTCAAGGAAATTAACCGGGCTTATGAAGTGTTGTCAGAGCCGGAGATCCGGGCTCGCTATGACCGCTTTGGTGAAGCTGGGGTCGGTGGAGCAGCTACGGCTGCCTACTCCGACTTTAACGACATGGGTGGGTTTGCTGATATCTTTGAGAGCTTCTTCAGCGGATTTTCTGGAGGGATGGGGCAGACGGCGCGGCGGCGCGGCCCGACCCGTGGAGATGATCTGCGGCTGGACTTAAAACTGGACTTTAAAGAAGCTGTTTTTGGCGGCGAAAAGGAAATCAAAATCAGCCACCTGGAAACCTGTAATACCTGTACAGGCAGTGGGGCTAAGCCTGGTACTCGTCCTCGGACCTGTTCGACCTGTAGCGGTACGGGGCAGGTGCGGCGGGCAACGCGCACTCCGTTTGGCAGCTTTACGCAGGTTTCGGCTTGTCCGACCTGTGCGGGCACGGGTGAGGTGATTGAGGAGCGCTGTACTGTTTGTGGCGGCAGCGGTCAAAATCAGGAGACCAAGAAGCTGAAGATTACGGTTCCAGCCGGGGTCGACAACGGGACTCGCTTGCGGGTGTCTGGAGAGGGCGATGCTGGCCTGCGAAGTGGACCAGCAGGCGATCTCTATGTCTACCTTTTTGTCAGCGAAGATGCCGAGTTTCGGCGAGACGGTATCAATATTCTCTCTGACTTGAAGATTAGCTATTTGCAGGCAATTTTGGGCTGCAAGCTGGAGGTTCCTACGGTAGATGGTCCGATTGAGCTAGATATCCCACCGGGTACTCAGCCGGGAACTGTGCTAACACTGCAGGATCATGGGGTGCCGCGTTTAGGTAACCCGGTAAGCCGGGGGGACCATTTGCTGACGGTGCAGGTTGCGATTCCAGCGCGGCTGAAGCCGGAGGAGCGTGAATTGGTCGAGAAACTGGCGGAGATCAGCGGAGATCGAGTTAATAAGGGCGGCATTGAAGGTTTTTTGGGAGGTCTGTTTCGCGGATGA
- a CDS encoding cob(I)yrinic acid a,c-diamide adenosyltransferase has protein sequence MIRSGIGIRTAQQNSERLTGQIHVYDGEGKGKSQVALGVVLRSIGLGIHHFMEMESRVLLLRFLKGPGRTYDEDAAIEALQRGFPHLIDQVRTGRAEFFGPQDITRFDKQEAQRGWDVAKGAIASGLYSVVVLDEINPVLDLGLLPLDEVVRSLQRKPEHLEIIATGRGAPQPLLEIADLHSEMKPQQHGEAGIDGIEIYTGDGKGKSTSALGKALQAIGRGISQDKSHRVLVMQWLKGGNGYTEDAAIAALRKSYPNLVDHQRCGRDAIVWRGQQQEIDYVEAERGWETARTAIASGLYKTIILDELNPTVDLELLPEEPIVQALLRKPKDTEVIITGRCKKPPAYFALASAHSEVFCHKHYAEKGIDLKRGVDF, from the coding sequence ATGATCAGAAGCGGCATCGGCATTCGGACAGCGCAGCAAAACAGCGAGCGACTAACAGGGCAAATCCACGTCTACGACGGGGAGGGCAAGGGCAAGTCTCAGGTAGCCCTCGGTGTGGTGCTGCGCTCGATTGGGCTGGGCATTCACCACTTTATGGAGATGGAGAGCCGGGTGCTGCTGCTACGGTTTTTGAAGGGGCCAGGCCGTACCTATGATGAAGATGCTGCCATTGAAGCGCTGCAGCGAGGGTTTCCCCACCTGATTGACCAGGTGCGCACTGGACGGGCGGAATTTTTTGGTCCCCAAGACATCACTCGCTTTGATAAGCAGGAAGCTCAACGGGGATGGGATGTGGCTAAAGGTGCGATCGCATCGGGCCTCTACTCGGTGGTGGTGCTGGATGAGATTAATCCGGTGCTGGATCTGGGTCTGCTGCCTCTAGACGAGGTGGTGCGCAGCCTGCAGCGTAAGCCAGAACACCTAGAAATCATTGCCACGGGTCGAGGCGCACCCCAACCGCTGCTGGAGATTGCCGACCTGCACTCTGAAATGAAGCCGCAACAACACGGGGAGGCTGGCATAGACGGCATTGAAATCTATACCGGAGATGGCAAGGGCAAATCGACTAGCGCCCTGGGCAAAGCGCTGCAGGCCATCGGTCGCGGCATCAGTCAGGACAAGTCGCACCGGGTGTTGGTGATGCAGTGGCTCAAGGGTGGCAACGGCTACACCGAAGATGCTGCCATTGCTGCCCTACGCAAGAGCTATCCCAACCTGGTAGACCACCAGCGCTGTGGCCGCGATGCCATTGTCTGGCGAGGACAGCAGCAAGAGATTGACTACGTTGAAGCAGAGCGGGGCTGGGAAACTGCCCGCACTGCGATCGCATCGGGCCTCTACAAAACGATCATTCTCGACGAGCTAAACCCTACAGTCGATTTAGAGCTGCTGCCCGAGGAGCCAATCGTGCAGGCGCTGCTGCGTAAGCCCAAAGACACCGAAGTTATCATCACCGGACGCTGCAAGAAGCCCCCTGCCTACTTTGCGCTAGCCAGTGCTCACTCAGAGGTGTTTTGCCACAAGCATTACGCTGAGAAAGGTATTGACCTGAAGCGTGGCGTAGATTTTTAG
- the larE gene encoding ATP-dependent sacrificial sulfur transferase LarE codes for MVADKLNRLKALFAEMDRALIAYSGGIDSTLVAKVAYDVLGDRALAVTANSPSLLPEDLEDAQIQAAEIGVRHEIVTTHELENPSYAANPVNRCYFCKSELHDTLKPLALERGYPYVVDGVNADDLQDYRPGIQAAKERGARSPLAEVGITKLEVRQIAQNLGLPWWDKPAQPCLSSRFPYGEAITAEKLQRVGRAERYLRQLGCRTLRVRSAGDTARIELPAEAIRSFVAEVDLEALVTALQSYGFTYVTLDLEGFRSGKLNQVLQTTGANR; via the coding sequence ATGGTGGCCGACAAGCTAAATAGGCTAAAAGCCCTGTTTGCGGAGATGGATCGGGCCTTGATTGCCTACTCCGGGGGCATCGACAGCACCCTGGTTGCAAAGGTTGCCTACGATGTATTAGGCGATCGGGCGTTGGCGGTAACAGCCAACTCCCCTTCTCTGCTGCCCGAGGATTTAGAAGATGCCCAAATCCAGGCAGCTGAGATTGGAGTACGCCATGAAATTGTCACTACCCATGAGCTAGAAAATCCTAGCTACGCTGCTAATCCAGTAAACCGCTGCTATTTCTGCAAAAGCGAACTGCACGACACCCTCAAGCCTCTGGCCTTAGAGCGTGGCTACCCCTACGTGGTAGATGGCGTCAATGCAGACGATCTGCAGGACTATCGTCCCGGTATTCAAGCAGCCAAAGAGCGGGGAGCGCGTTCGCCATTAGCAGAAGTGGGCATTACCAAGCTAGAAGTCCGGCAGATTGCTCAGAATTTGGGCTTACCCTGGTGGGATAAGCCAGCGCAGCCCTGCCTCAGCTCTCGCTTTCCCTACGGGGAGGCCATCACTGCTGAGAAACTTCAGCGGGTCGGTCGGGCTGAGCGCTACCTGCGACAATTGGGCTGCCGCACGCTGCGGGTGCGTTCGGCTGGCGACACGGCTCGCATTGAGCTGCCGGCCGAGGCGATTCGCTCGTTTGTAGCTGAGGTAGACTTGGAGGCTTTGGTTACCGCGCTACAGAGCTACGGCTTTACCTATGTCACCCTTGATTTAGAAGGCTTTCGCAGCGGCAAACTGAATCAGGTTCTACAGACCACTGGAGCAAACCGTTAG
- a CDS encoding sulfurtransferase TusA family protein — MSEPNQTAVGAQAENLENPLERLDLRGTPCPINFVRTKLKLEQMPAGSMLEVWLDGGEPMEQVPDSLTMEGYRIEQVQDCSDYFALHVRKPE, encoded by the coding sequence ATGAGTGAACCAAACCAGACAGCAGTAGGCGCTCAAGCAGAAAACTTGGAGAACCCGCTGGAGCGACTAGACCTGCGCGGTACTCCCTGCCCCATTAATTTCGTTAGAACTAAGCTTAAGCTGGAGCAGATGCCAGCAGGCTCAATGCTAGAGGTTTGGCTGGATGGTGGGGAACCCATGGAGCAGGTTCCCGATAGCCTCACGATGGAAGGCTATCGCATTGAGCAGGTTCAGGATTGCTCAGACTATTTTGCTCTGCATGTTCGCAAACCTGAATAG
- a CDS encoding glucokinase translates to MTYLLAGDIGGTKTILRLVRVHPDPTAATARTLLESCYEERYFSAAYPDLVPMVKAFLHEAEARTGEHRQPTRACFAIAGPVVDNTSSLTNLSWSLSAQRLETDLQLEKVHLINDFEAVGYGTLGLQADDLQTLQAGQYDANAPIAVIGAGTGLGQGFLIPKGDTFTIFPTEGGHADFAPRSELEFQLLKYLRDKHQISRVSVERVVSGQGIVSIYQFLRDRQYAEESPSVAEAITTWERQTGMQTKTVDPGAAISLAALEKRDRLCEKTMEIFVEAYGAEAGNLGLKLLPYGGLYVAGGIAAKNLPLMQTGAFLRAFSDKGRVSHLLEKVPVHIILNAQVGLVGAALCAARL, encoded by the coding sequence ATGACTTATCTGTTGGCTGGCGACATTGGCGGGACGAAAACCATTCTGCGTCTCGTTAGAGTCCACCCAGATCCCACAGCCGCAACGGCCCGGACACTGCTAGAGAGCTGCTATGAGGAGCGCTACTTCAGTGCTGCTTATCCAGACTTGGTTCCGATGGTCAAAGCCTTTCTCCACGAAGCTGAGGCTCGAACTGGGGAACATCGGCAGCCTACGCGGGCCTGTTTTGCGATCGCAGGCCCCGTGGTCGACAACACCTCTAGCCTAACTAACCTCTCCTGGTCCCTCTCAGCCCAGCGCTTAGAGACTGACCTGCAGCTAGAAAAAGTCCATCTGATCAACGACTTTGAGGCCGTAGGCTACGGTACGCTGGGCCTGCAAGCCGACGACCTGCAAACGCTGCAGGCTGGGCAGTACGATGCCAATGCCCCAATTGCGGTGATCGGGGCAGGTACTGGCTTGGGGCAAGGCTTTTTGATCCCCAAAGGCGACACCTTCACCATCTTCCCCACAGAGGGCGGCCATGCCGACTTCGCACCCCGCTCAGAGTTAGAGTTTCAGCTTCTCAAATACCTGCGCGACAAGCACCAGATTTCCCGCGTCTCGGTAGAGCGGGTGGTGTCGGGCCAGGGCATTGTCTCGATCTACCAGTTTTTGCGCGACCGCCAATACGCCGAAGAATCTCCTAGTGTGGCCGAAGCCATCACCACCTGGGAGCGGCAGACTGGAATGCAGACTAAAACCGTCGACCCAGGCGCAGCAATCTCGCTAGCCGCCTTGGAAAAGCGCGATCGGCTCTGTGAAAAGACCATGGAAATTTTCGTCGAAGCCTACGGGGCTGAGGCAGGCAACTTAGGGCTGAAGCTGCTGCCCTACGGCGGACTTTATGTAGCAGGCGGGATCGCGGCCAAGAACCTGCCGCTAATGCAGACAGGAGCCTTCCTGCGGGCCTTTAGCGACAAAGGCCGGGTTAGCCACCTGCTAGAGAAGGTGCCGGTTCACATCATTCTTAATGCTCAGGTAGGCCTGGTTGGGGCTGCTCTCTGTGCTGCTCGGCTCTAG
- the rsgA gene encoding small ribosomal subunit biogenesis GTPase RsgA, with product MPEGTAIAPEITQGYWGTVLAVQANYYWVKLNEVTGEPAPALPNPVVDSVQSEPRPKNLLCTRRARLKKMGQRVMVGDRVRVEEPDWAGGRGAIAQVLPRSTLLDRPPVANADQILLVFALSEPELDPFQLSRFLVKAEATGIAINLCLNKRDLVDEQTRQAWIDRLHAWGYTPTMISVQTESIWPELNQQLKHHITVVSGPSGVGKSSLINHLIPAADLRTGAVSGKLGRGRHTTRHVELFELPSGGFLADTPGFNQPDVTCAPEELADCFPEIRQRLAAQSCQFSDCLHRDEPGCAVGNDWERYEHYLVLLEEAVERQESLNQQRDPEAAFKIKTTEAGAQHEPMLQAKKYRRISRRSRNQALQDLCDDLIESAGHLEELDELAFDEMD from the coding sequence ATGCCTGAAGGGACGGCGATCGCACCTGAAATAACTCAGGGCTACTGGGGCACTGTCCTGGCAGTTCAAGCAAACTACTACTGGGTCAAGCTAAATGAGGTGACCGGAGAGCCTGCTCCAGCACTGCCAAATCCGGTGGTGGATTCGGTGCAGTCGGAACCACGCCCTAAAAACTTGCTGTGTACTCGACGAGCCCGTCTAAAGAAGATGGGGCAGCGAGTAATGGTTGGGGATCGGGTACGGGTGGAAGAGCCGGACTGGGCTGGGGGACGAGGTGCGATCGCACAGGTGCTGCCCCGCTCTACCCTACTAGATCGGCCCCCGGTTGCCAATGCTGACCAGATTTTGCTGGTGTTTGCCCTGTCCGAACCTGAGCTGGATCCTTTTCAGCTCAGCCGTTTTTTGGTGAAAGCTGAGGCGACTGGAATAGCAATCAATCTGTGTTTGAACAAGCGTGATTTGGTGGACGAGCAGACCCGTCAAGCCTGGATTGACCGCCTTCATGCCTGGGGTTATACCCCGACTATGATCAGCGTCCAGACAGAATCTATTTGGCCTGAGCTGAACCAGCAGCTAAAGCACCATATCACGGTGGTCTCAGGACCTTCAGGGGTGGGCAAATCGAGCCTGATTAATCACCTGATTCCGGCGGCAGATTTACGAACCGGAGCCGTTTCGGGCAAGCTGGGCCGGGGGCGACACACAACGCGCCATGTAGAGCTATTTGAGCTGCCCTCTGGCGGTTTTCTAGCGGATACTCCTGGCTTTAACCAGCCGGATGTCACCTGTGCACCGGAAGAGCTGGCTGACTGCTTTCCCGAGATTCGCCAGCGCTTGGCAGCGCAATCCTGTCAGTTTAGTGACTGCCTGCACCGCGATGAACCAGGCTGTGCGGTCGGTAATGATTGGGAGCGCTATGAGCACTATCTTGTCTTGCTAGAGGAGGCTGTGGAGCGGCAGGAGTCGCTGAATCAGCAGCGCGACCCGGAGGCTGCCTTTAAGATCAAGACGACGGAAGCGGGAGCGCAGCACGAACCCATGCTGCAGGCAAAAAAATATCGTCGGATTTCTCGCCGCAGCCGTAATCAAGCGCTGCAGGATCTCTGTGATGACTTGATCGAGTCAGCGGGGCATCTAGAGGAGTTGGACGAGCTCGCGTTTGACGAAATGGATTAA
- a CDS encoding FAD-dependent hydroxylase: protein MVSFPSSHPSYLPTAAAALETGPATVLTVDIAIVGGGIIGLTLAAALRNSGLTIAIIEAQTPEQAASRQRAYAFSLTSAQIFQNLGLWPLVAPNITHFQGVRLSDGDHPQTVEFCPEDAGTDAVYYGAEHSVLMRALQQAVAAASIHSLSPARVVAVNAEAAATCLQVERDNHQLTLQATLVVAADGATSPLRQQAGISTFGWRYWQSCITALLEPEQPHQNTAYERFWPSGPFAILPLPGNRCQIVWTAPHAEAQALLNLPREQFMAELHRRYGSQMGRLKLLNEPRLFPVQLMQSRSYVQPRLALIGDAAHCCHPVGGQGLNMGIRDAAALAEVLVEAHQQGEDLGALSVLRRYERWRRRENWLILSFTDFLTRCFSNRFFPLVLLRQLGINVLHQVRPLRQSALRLMTGRFGRIPQIPDRR, encoded by the coding sequence ATGGTGTCTTTTCCGTCTTCGCACCCGTCCTACTTACCCACTGCAGCCGCTGCTCTCGAAACCGGGCCTGCCACGGTCTTGACCGTTGATATTGCAATTGTGGGCGGAGGCATTATCGGCCTGACTTTGGCGGCCGCTCTACGTAACTCTGGTCTAACCATTGCCATTATCGAAGCCCAAACTCCAGAGCAGGCAGCCTCTCGGCAGCGGGCCTATGCCTTTTCGCTCACCTCAGCCCAGATTTTCCAGAACCTCGGACTGTGGCCCCTCGTTGCTCCCAACATCACCCACTTCCAAGGCGTGAGACTGTCCGACGGCGACCATCCTCAGACCGTCGAATTTTGCCCAGAGGATGCGGGCACTGATGCTGTTTACTATGGAGCCGAGCACTCCGTGCTAATGCGGGCTCTGCAGCAAGCGGTAGCGGCCGCCTCAATTCACTCTTTAAGTCCAGCCAGGGTGGTCGCGGTAAATGCTGAAGCAGCAGCAACCTGCCTCCAGGTCGAAAGGGACAATCACCAGCTTACGCTTCAAGCTACGCTGGTCGTTGCTGCCGATGGCGCTACATCACCGCTGCGGCAGCAGGCCGGTATCTCAACCTTCGGCTGGCGGTACTGGCAGTCCTGCATCACTGCCCTGCTAGAGCCAGAGCAACCCCACCAAAACACTGCCTACGAGCGGTTCTGGCCCAGCGGCCCCTTTGCCATATTGCCGTTGCCGGGCAACCGCTGCCAGATTGTCTGGACAGCCCCCCATGCAGAGGCCCAAGCCCTGCTAAACCTGCCCCGAGAGCAGTTCATGGCAGAGCTACACCGGCGCTACGGCAGCCAGATGGGTCGGCTCAAGCTGCTCAACGAGCCCCGTCTGTTTCCGGTACAGCTCATGCAGAGTCGCAGCTATGTGCAGCCTCGCTTGGCGCTAATTGGGGATGCGGCCCACTGCTGCCACCCTGTTGGTGGGCAAGGCTTGAATATGGGCATTCGCGATGCGGCAGCGCTGGCCGAGGTGCTGGTCGAGGCCCATCAACAGGGGGAGGATTTGGGGGCTTTGTCTGTTTTACGGCGCTATGAGCGGTGGCGACGACGGGAAAACTGGCTCATACTCAGCTTTACTGATTTCCTTACCCGCTGTTTTTCCAATCGATTCTTTCCCCTGGTATTGCTGCGACAGTTGGGAATAAATGTGCTGCATCAGGTGCGCCCACTCAGGCAGAGCGCTCTGAGGCTGATGACAGGCCGCTTTGGCCGCATTCCCCAAATTCCTGACCGCCGTTAA
- the fraC gene encoding filament integrity protein FraC: protein MPFADFFDELGVLPLRAIVFQSLLLLVAVALEAIILRQRLRIGYRPSVQYAATLNLLATSLGWLTFLSLEPVTPEPLRTQIISYILFNHFYLNEWAGNLPIILVMAGIISFFATLWIKLKALEWLLKLLGITPIEEPEKDPILSRKERYDLARRGQQGKGTTSTRTVAVLEANAVSFTAILLLLLLRNAIESTY from the coding sequence ATGCCCTTTGCAGATTTTTTTGACGAACTAGGGGTCTTGCCCCTGCGTGCGATTGTATTCCAGAGCCTCTTGCTGCTGGTCGCCGTTGCCTTAGAAGCGATTATCCTGCGCCAGCGGCTGCGTATCGGCTACCGCCCCAGCGTGCAATACGCAGCCACCCTTAACCTGCTGGCAACCAGCCTGGGCTGGCTAACTTTTTTGAGCCTAGAGCCAGTCACCCCAGAGCCGCTAAGAACCCAAATTATCAGCTACATCCTGTTCAACCACTTCTACCTCAATGAGTGGGCAGGCAACCTGCCGATCATTTTGGTTATGGCTGGCATCATTTCTTTCTTCGCCACCCTCTGGATCAAACTCAAAGCGCTAGAGTGGCTGCTGAAGCTACTGGGCATTACCCCGATAGAAGAACCGGAGAAAGATCCCATCTTGTCTCGCAAGGAACGCTATGACTTAGCCCGGCGGGGGCAACAGGGAAAAGGCACCACTTCAACGAGAACCGTAGCCGTTCTGGAGGCCAATGCCGTCAGCTTTACAGCCATTCTGCTGCTGCTGCTGCTGCGCAACGCCATTGAATCTACCTATTAA
- a CDS encoding YebC/PmpR family DNA-binding transcriptional regulator: MAGHSKWANIKRQKARVDAVKGKIFAKMSREIIVSARTGGPDPDGNFQLRTAIDKAKAAGVPNDNIERAIAKGAGQLGSENQLEAIRYEGYGPGGVAVLIEALTDNRNRTAADLRAAFSKVGGNLGETGCVGWMFAQKGVVTLAGPIDEDTLLEASLEGGAESYELTEIDEDTPGAEVLCAPTDLESLDGALKQQGYDVRQAELRWLSNNTVDVQDTDQARALLKLMDALEDLDDVQSVTANFEMAEDLMAASAA, from the coding sequence ATGGCAGGGCACAGTAAATGGGCCAACATCAAACGGCAAAAAGCCAGGGTTGATGCCGTTAAGGGCAAAATTTTCGCCAAAATGTCGCGGGAAATTATCGTCTCGGCCCGCACGGGTGGCCCCGATCCGGATGGCAACTTTCAGCTTCGCACTGCTATCGACAAAGCCAAGGCAGCTGGAGTGCCCAACGACAATATTGAGCGAGCCATTGCCAAGGGAGCCGGTCAACTCGGTAGCGAAAACCAGCTAGAAGCCATCCGCTATGAGGGATACGGGCCGGGCGGTGTGGCCGTCTTGATTGAAGCACTGACTGATAACCGCAATCGCACTGCCGCCGACCTGCGAGCCGCCTTCAGTAAAGTTGGCGGTAACTTGGGCGAAACTGGCTGTGTCGGCTGGATGTTTGCGCAGAAGGGCGTCGTCACTCTGGCCGGTCCGATTGATGAAGACACCCTGCTAGAAGCTTCTCTCGAAGGTGGGGCAGAGTCCTACGAGCTAACCGAGATCGATGAAGATACGCCAGGGGCCGAGGTTCTTTGCGCTCCCACCGATCTAGAGTCCTTAGACGGAGCGCTAAAGCAGCAGGGCTACGACGTGCGCCAGGCAGAGCTGCGCTGGCTCTCTAACAACACGGTAGATGTGCAGGATACCGACCAGGCTAGGGCCTTGCTGAAGCTAATGGATGCCCTAGAAGACCTCGACGATGTTCAGTCGGTGACGGCTAATTTTGAGATGGCTGAAGACCTAATGGCCGCGAGCGCGGCCTGA
- a CDS encoding DUF5357 family protein, giving the protein MFPFLRNLIIFKIFQPFFQTVRDSIIPSDYFSWKTMVYLSLFSWLMSWVAYGFEATRFTIMLLTSFSWLFLAFGVGWGLQANHVKLFGIPLAPWVAGAILCGFIFGLIPGNQIELSIVTWPLISALIIIVPQFLTWDGKVKVPPPITRQQVILVFLISLLLSSWLQFYFRIQNWFDDYPSLMAEDFGTSGFVYRVPGRAAPLSDGVALLTLTETTLQQELHNRPWSGVERWLLNINDQLVNLRREIRDRLVSPSREQRFWRIDVRPVTASNGYDLKLQAIWQGPTAEPNGYYLEKSCQLTRVERPTPSPTTGLTPGAPANPTPAVGVAPAAGASTTPWSNLTCDLQTERKSGQPA; this is encoded by the coding sequence ATGTTTCCTTTCCTGCGAAACCTAATTATCTTTAAGATCTTCCAGCCGTTTTTTCAGACAGTTCGGGACTCCATTATCCCGTCTGATTATTTCTCCTGGAAGACGATGGTTTACCTCAGCCTGTTCTCCTGGCTGATGTCCTGGGTGGCTTACGGCTTTGAGGCCACTCGTTTTACAATTATGCTGCTGACCAGCTTTAGCTGGCTATTTTTAGCCTTTGGCGTAGGCTGGGGACTACAGGCCAACCATGTCAAACTCTTTGGCATTCCTCTGGCTCCTTGGGTTGCCGGAGCGATTCTGTGCGGCTTTATTTTCGGGCTGATTCCGGGCAACCAGATAGAGCTTTCGATCGTCACGTGGCCGCTGATCTCGGCTTTGATTATCATCGTCCCTCAGTTTCTCACCTGGGATGGAAAAGTCAAAGTTCCCCCACCTATAACGCGGCAGCAGGTCATTCTGGTATTTCTGATCAGCTTGCTGTTGAGTAGCTGGCTGCAGTTTTACTTCCGGATACAAAACTGGTTTGACGACTATCCCAGCCTGATGGCCGAAGATTTCGGTACCAGCGGTTTTGTCTACCGAGTGCCAGGCCGGGCCGCTCCCCTCTCAGACGGGGTCGCCCTGCTCACCCTGACCGAAACTACCCTGCAGCAGGAGCTGCACAATCGCCCTTGGTCTGGGGTTGAGCGCTGGCTCCTAAACATTAATGACCAGCTAGTCAACCTGCGGCGGGAAATTCGCGATCGTTTGGTTAGCCCCTCGCGAGAGCAGCGCTTTTGGCGCATAGACGTGCGGCCCGTCACCGCCAGCAATGGCTACGACTTGAAACTACAGGCTATTTGGCAAGGCCCCACTGCCGAGCCCAACGGCTATTACCTGGAGAAGTCCTGCCAACTCACGCGCGTTGAGCGCCCTACCCCAAGCCCTACTACGGGGCTTACCCCTGGCGCACCGGCTAACCCAACGCCAGCAGTAGGGGTTGCCCCGGCTGCTGGCGCTAGCACTACCCCCTGGTCTAACCTCACCTGCGACCTGCAAACCGAACGCAAGTCTGGACAGCCTGCCTAG
- a CDS encoding ABC transporter permease, with protein MNLARIGVIARNVFFEVIRDRILYLVALFAVLMVAAIALLPDVSAGAQDKITLDLGLAAINLLSVVVAVFVGTGLINKEIEKRTVLVLIAKPVSRLEFILGKHLGLSAVLAVLIFLLALIFLAVVSLSGISYPLGSILLSILFMFLEVVLLTAVAILFGVFTSSLLATLLTFAVFLVGHLSQDIVALGQLSENAGLQRITNGLYLVLPDLERLNLKNEAIYGMQLLPSGLELSSHVLYALLYTALLLAISVGVFTRRQF; from the coding sequence ATGAATCTAGCCAGAATTGGGGTAATTGCCCGCAACGTGTTTTTTGAGGTCATTCGCGATCGCATTCTTTACCTAGTCGCCCTGTTTGCCGTGCTGATGGTGGCTGCGATCGCACTACTGCCCGATGTCTCCGCCGGAGCCCAAGATAAAATCACCCTCGATCTGGGGCTGGCCGCCATCAATTTACTCAGCGTAGTCGTCGCGGTATTCGTCGGCACTGGCTTGATTAACAAAGAGATTGAAAAGCGCACAGTGCTAGTGCTAATTGCCAAACCCGTCAGCCGACTAGAGTTTATTCTGGGTAAGCACCTGGGGCTGTCGGCAGTGCTAGCGGTGCTGATATTTCTGCTGGCCCTTATTTTTCTGGCAGTGGTTAGCCTCAGCGGCATCAGCTACCCGCTAGGCAGTATTTTGCTGTCCATTCTGTTCATGTTTCTAGAAGTGGTTCTGCTCACTGCCGTAGCCATTCTCTTTGGCGTTTTCACTAGCTCACTGCTGGCTACCCTGCTGACCTTTGCCGTGTTCCTGGTGGGGCACCTCAGCCAAGACATCGTTGCCCTGGGCCAGCTTAGCGAAAATGCTGGTCTCCAGCGGATCACCAATGGGCTGTATCTGGTGCTGCCTGACCTAGAGCGATTGAATCTCAAAAACGAAGCCATTTACGGTATGCAGCTGCTGCCCTCAGGGCTAGAACTGTCCAGCCACGTTCTCTACGCCCTGCTCTACACGGCCCTGCTGCTAGCCATTTCCGTTGGCGTTTTTACCCGCCGCCAGTTTTAA